In the Streptomyces sp. WMMC940 genome, TCCCCGGCCACCTGCTGGGTGCGCTCGGTCGGGGCCGCCTGCTGGGTGACCCTGGGGACGTACTTCCGCGGCGGTTCCGTGGACTGCTCGACCGCCACGTACTGCCCGTCCGGGTCCAGGAACCCGATGTGCCAGGCATGACCGTCCTCGCGCCGGAAGGTCACCGAGGTGGGCTTCCAGCCCGCGGGCAGCCCGGCCGGGGCCGCAACCGGGTAAGGTGCCGCCCGGCGTGCCGTCGTGAGCTCCACGCTGTAGTCGACGGGCTGGATCGGGTCCAGGGAGTCGTCGTGCGGAATGAAGAAGTAGATGACGCCTGCGAATGCGCAGATGACCGTCATCGACTGGATCATTCCGCGCACTGTCTGGTTGCCTCGCTTGCCTGCCACCGCACTATGGTCGCATCAAGGCTGCCTGCTCAAACGTGGGCCCCTCTGCTCAATTTGTCGACGTACCGATAGAGTCGCAGCACCCTCTTCATCCGGCCGTCGTCGTACAGAAAGGTGCGCTCCGATGACCGAGAATCATCTTCCGTCGCAGCTCGAGGTCTCGCCCGAGGCCCCGGACCGCAACCTCGCCCTGGAGCTCGTCCGGGTCACCGAGGCCGCCGCAATGGCCGCCGGCCGCTGGGTCGGCCGCGGCGACAAGAACGGCGCGGACGGCGCGGCCGTCAAAGCCATGCGCACCCTCGTCAGCACCGTGTCGATGAACGGTGTCGTCGTGATCGGCGAGGGTGAGAAGGACGAAGCCCCGATGCTGTTCAACGGGGAGCGGATCGGCGACGGGACCGGCGCCGAGTGCGACATCGCCGTGGACCCGATCGACGGCACGACGCTCACCGCCAAGGGCATGCCGAACGCGATCGCGGTGCTCGCGGCCGCCGACCGCGGCACCATGTTCGACCCGTCCGCGGTCTTCTACATGGACAAGCTGGTCACCGGCCCCGAGGCCGCCGACTTCGTCGACATCAACGCCCCGGTCTCGGTGAACATCCGCCGGGTCGCCAAGGCGAAGAACTCCTCCCCCGAGGACGTCACCGTCGTCATCCTCGACCGCCCCCGCCACGAGGGCATCGTCAAGGAGATCCGCGAGACGGGCGCGCGCATCAAGTTCATCTCGGACGGCGACGTCGCCGGCGCGATCATGGCCGTGCGCGAAGGCACCGGCGTCGACATGCTGATGGGCATCGGCGGCACGCCGGAGGGCATCATCACCGCGTGCGCGATCAAGTGCCTCGGCGGCACGATCCAGGGCAAGCTGTGGCCGAAGGACGAGGAGGAGCGACAGCGCGCCCTCGACGCCGGACACGACCTGGACCGCGTGCTCCTCATGGACGACCTGGTCAGCGGGGACAACGTGTTCTTCGTCGCGACCGGCATCACGGACGGCGAGTTGCTGCGCGGCGTGCGCTACCGCTCCGCGACCGCGACCACTCAGTCGCTGGTCATGCGCTCCAAGTCGGGCACCATCCGGCAGATCGACTCGACCCACCGGTTGTCGAAACTGCGCGCCTACAGCGCCATCGACTTCGACCGGGCCAAGTAGGCCCCGCCCGGCAGGACACCGGACGCAGACACGACACACGGAGAGGGGCGCCCCCATGTGCGGTGGGAGCACCCCTCTCCGTGTGTGCCCGGGTGCCGCGGTCTCCGTCAGGCCGCCGACGCCGCTTTCTTGATCTCCGTCTCGCGCCGCCGGCGACGGGCCAGGACGACCCTGCGCTCGGCCGCGGTCAGGCCGCCCCACACGCCGTACGGCTCGGGCTGGAGCAGCGCGTGCTCCCGGCACTCGACCATGACGGGACAGCGGGCGCAGACCCGCTTGGCGGCGTCCTCGCGCGAGAGCCGCGCGGCCGTCGGTTCCTTGGAGGGCGCGAAGAACAGCCCGGCTTCGTCCCGGCGGCACACCGCCTCCGTGTGCCAGGGCGCATCCTGGTCTTCCCGAGCGGCAGAACGCTGGGGCGGAACGGCTACCTGCAAGGACTGATGCGGCAGTTGCAGCACGGTCTACTCCTGACGACGGCTTCGCGAGCGAGAGACGATGCAGCAAGGCCTACCCGCTGT is a window encoding:
- a CDS encoding DUF4245 domain-containing protein, producing the protein MAGKRGNQTVRGMIQSMTVICAFAGVIYFFIPHDDSLDPIQPVDYSVELTTARRAAPYPVAAPAGLPAGWKPTSVTFRREDGHAWHIGFLDPDGQYVAVEQSTEPPRKYVPRVTQQAAPTERTQQVAGESWQRWEGPKYDALVRADKGSTTVVTGTASYERLAQMAAALDARPGASPSPAPPAS
- the glpX gene encoding class II fructose-bisphosphatase, yielding MTENHLPSQLEVSPEAPDRNLALELVRVTEAAAMAAGRWVGRGDKNGADGAAVKAMRTLVSTVSMNGVVVIGEGEKDEAPMLFNGERIGDGTGAECDIAVDPIDGTTLTAKGMPNAIAVLAAADRGTMFDPSAVFYMDKLVTGPEAADFVDINAPVSVNIRRVAKAKNSSPEDVTVVILDRPRHEGIVKEIRETGARIKFISDGDVAGAIMAVREGTGVDMLMGIGGTPEGIITACAIKCLGGTIQGKLWPKDEEERQRALDAGHDLDRVLLMDDLVSGDNVFFVATGITDGELLRGVRYRSATATTQSLVMRSKSGTIRQIDSTHRLSKLRAYSAIDFDRAK
- a CDS encoding WhiB family transcriptional regulator, whose translation is MLQLPHQSLQVAVPPQRSAAREDQDAPWHTEAVCRRDEAGLFFAPSKEPTAARLSREDAAKRVCARCPVMVECREHALLQPEPYGVWGGLTAAERRVVLARRRRRETEIKKAASAA